Proteins from a genomic interval of Rosa chinensis cultivar Old Blush chromosome 2, RchiOBHm-V2, whole genome shotgun sequence:
- the LOC112190165 gene encoding uncharacterized protein LOC112190165 — protein MAATVVPSVMVNLKALNYDNYEHWSFRVKTYLMAEGLWDVVQGTDNGEAELENNAKDEEAKSKAWQKNNAKALHAIHISCGEDAESSIRGIKNAKDAWDRLATEFKSVEISELPVRDGDQNYQTYAPFFSNVGARHWEEVKKFLGQHPEAARVRLPAGLTALSNAVSTKDVEGVKELLSVMKETYLKILGDALSTAINKGSDSDVMIEIIKCVVEKNEKLLLRHDPTRGVPLWLALHANKPKMVHYLKSVTPLEKLNRRDGAELISTGLRVNRFGICKPPTPTPTPTREVSIDVHKEERVHSAKKEEEEKVHSAKKEEEEKDQGNQKHLIRKVACFFGELIANLRHPFGNNPMYRKKLLLDQALEIIVRMCKPLKDDKLEGKPRQRELVKKALFKAVERGHAPIISHILKSDPSFCLITNGHEKTIFQLAAEYQKDSIFNLLYGFEKSDRKDIVGMTDKFGDNMLHAVGKISPLTQIGHIQGPALQMQKELQWFKKVERLASPEDLERINSDGLTPREVFTMNHRDMVEAGEKSMKETATSSSALVAALIITIMFAAAVTVPGGIKGETGIPIYLNTKAFRIFMVADVISLCSSTTSVMVFLGILTSRFAEDDFLTSLPTKLIIGFLTLFLSIGVMMIAFSSAIFIMLPEKPSIVIPSILLASVPIAAFLWMQFPFLREIIISTYGFREFRVFKGKQEMFNLDV, from the exons ATGGCAGCCACTGTAGTCCCTAGTGTAATGGTTAATCTTAAAGCTCTAAATTATGACAACTATGAGCACTGGAGCTTTCGGGTGAAAACATACTTGATGGCTGAAGGTCTGTGGGACGTTGTCCAAGGCACAGATAACGGGGAAGCCGAATTGGAAAATAACGCCAAAGACGAAGAAGCTAAATCCAAGGCTTGGCAGAAAAATAATGCCAAAGCCTTGCATGCTATCCACATATCTTGCGGGGAGGATGCGGAGTCCTCTATCAGGGGCATCAAGAATGCGAAAGATGCTTGGGATAGATTGGCTACAGAGTTCAAGTCTGTTGAAATTTCAGAACTTCCAG TAAGGGATGGGGATCAGAATTATCAGACCTATGCACCTTTCTTCAGTAATGTGGGGGCCCGGCATTGGGAGGAAGTAAAGAAGTTTCTAGGACAACATCCAGAGGCAGCAAGAGTAAGGTTGCCAGCGGGGCTGACAGCTCTTAGCAACGCAGTCTCGACGAAGGACGTGGAAGGTGTAAAAGAGTTGCTGTCGGTTATGAAAGAGACATATTTGAAAATACTCGGCGATGCTCTTTCTACGGCTATAAATAAAGGGAGTGACTCAGATGTGATGATCGAAATTATTAAGTGCGTAGTTGAGAAGAACGAGAAACTACTCCTTCGCCATGACCCCACCCGTGGAGTTCCACTTTGGTTGGCTCTGCATGCCAACAAACCAAAAATGGTTCACTATCTTAAGTCGGTTACTCCACTTGAAAAGCTAAACAGGAGGGACGGCGCTGAGCTTATTTCTACGGGTCTGAGAGTAAATCGTTTCG GTATATGCAAACCACCTACACCTACACCTACACCTACCCGTGAGGTTTCTATAGATGTTCATAAAGAAGAGAGAGTTCATTctgccaaaaaagaagaagaagagaaagttcATTctgccaaaaaagaagaagaagagaaagatcaAGGCAATCAGAAGCATCTCATTCGCAAAG TTGCCTGTTTCTTTGGGGAACTAATTGCCAATCTCCGTCACCCTTTTG GAAACAATCCTATGTATCGAAAGAAATTGCTCCTTGACCAAGCCTTGGAAATTATAGTTCGCATGTGTAAACCGTTAAAAGACGACAAACTTGAAGGCAAACCTAGGCAACGAGAGCTTGTCAAGAAAGCACTTTTCAAAGCAGTAGAACGAGGACATGCTCCAATCATCAGTCACATATTGAAATCTGATCCATCGTTCTGTCTGATCACTAATGGACATGAAAAGACCATATTTCAACTTGCTGCTGAGTATCAAAAAGACAGTATTTTTAACCTGTTATATGGGTTTGAGAAATCGGACAGAAAAGACATTGTAGGCATGACAGATAAGTTTGGGGACAACATGCTGCATGCGGTAGGAAAGATCTCCCCACTAACACAGATCGGTCATATTCAGGGTCCAGCTTTGCAAATGCAGAAAGAACTACAATGGTTCAAG AAGGTGGAGCGCTTGGCAAGTCCCGAGGATCTTGAGCGTATAAATTCTGATGGTCTGACACCACGTGAGGTATTTACTATGAATCATAGAGATATGGTGGAGGCAGGAGAAAAGTCAATGAAAGAAACTGCAACTTCTTCTTCGGCACTTGTAGCTGCTCTTATCATTACTATTATGTTCGCTGCAGCTGTGACAGTTCCTGGTGGAATTAAGGGGGAAACAGGTATTCCCATATACTTAAACACAAAGGCATTTAGGATTTTTATGGTTGCAGATGTTATATCACTCTGCTCTTCCACTACTTCAGTAATGGTATTTTTGGGAATCCTCACATCACGTTTTGCAGAAGACGATTTCCTCACATCTTTGCCCACAAAATTGATAATTGGCTTTTTAACCCTATTTCTATCTATTGGGGTCATGATGATTGCCTTCTCTTCTGCCATTTTCATTATGCTCCCGGAAAAACCATCGATTGTTATTCCATCTATTTTACTTGCTAGTGTTCCAATTGCCGCATTCCTATGGATGCAATTTCCGTTCCTTCGTGAGATCATTATTTCGACTTATGGATTTAGGGAATTTAGAGTATTTAAAGGGAAACAGGAAATGTTTAATCTTGATGTCTGA